The window CGCTGGCCAGCCGACTCCGCCTGGCGCCGTCCACCGTCTCGGCCCACCTGAAGACCCTCCAGTCGGCGGGGCTCCTCCTCTCGTCCCGGCACGGCCACCGGATCCTCTACGAACGCACGCCCCTGGCCATCGCGTTGGCCACGGGCGCCGATCCCGGTGCCGGGTCCTCCCCGTCCTGACGGGAGCCTCGTACCGACGGGAGGGCGGGCGGCGGGCGGCGGGCGGCGGGCGGCGGGCGGCGGGCGGCGGCGCACGGTGTTGCGGACCGGGCCCCTCGATGCCCGACATGTCACGATGTGCCGGACCGCTGCCCGCCCCTTCGTCGCGAGGAAGCCGCCGGATGCCAGGCCGTCACCCCCCGTTCCGCAGCCGCCGCGTCCCCGCCGCACTCGGCCTCGTGCTCCTGCTCCTGGCCGCACCCGGCTGCGGCGGCGCCCCGGACGGTCCCGAGCCGGCGCCCCCGGGGTGAGCGCGGGGGCCGTCCGGGTGAGCGCGCCGGCCCCGGCGGGGCAACACGCAAGCGCCCCCGGCCTGGTCGGCCGGGGGCGCTTCGCGTCACGAGGGGTGCGGGGGCGTCAGCCCTCGGAGCCGGCGGCGAGGTGGCGCTCGACGGTCTCCACCTTGGAGGTCATGCCGTCGCTGACACCGGGACGGATGTCGGCCTTGAGGATGAAGGAGACCCGGGGCGCCCGCGCCTCCACGGCGGCGACGGCGCGCTTCACCACGTCCATCACTTCGTCCCAGTCGCCTTCCACGGTCGTGAACATCGCGTCGGTGTGGTTCGGCAGCCCGGACTCCCGTACGACACGGACCGCGTCGGCGACGTACTCGCCGACCTCCTCGCCCACCCCGAGCGGGGTCACGGAGAACGCGATGATCATGCGCGGGCCGCCTCGCGCGCCCGCGCGGCCAGGACGCTGTCGGCCTCTTCGCGCTTGAGCAGCCGGTCCCCGTACAGCCCGCCGAACGGCAGCAGCGCCAGCAGGAAGAACAGCGCCACCTTCTTCAGCGGCCACTTCGCCTTGTTCCAGACGTCGAGCAGGAAGACCGCGTAGATGACGAAGAGGATCCCGTGCAGGATTCCCAGCGGCATCATCAGGTAGTCGATGTCGGAGACCCGGCTGAGGAGCGAGCCGAAGATCAGCAGGGCCGGGAACGACAGGGCCTCCGGTACGGAGATGAGGCGCAGCCGG of the Streptomyces sp. NBC_01426 genome contains:
- a CDS encoding MTH1187 family thiamine-binding protein translates to MIIAFSVTPLGVGEEVGEYVADAVRVVRESGLPNHTDAMFTTVEGDWDEVMDVVKRAVAAVEARAPRVSFILKADIRPGVSDGMTSKVETVERHLAAGSEG
- a CDS encoding DUF3817 domain-containing protein; the protein is MDIKTASALHRLRLISVPEALSFPALLIFGSLLSRVSDIDYLMMPLGILHGILFVIYAVFLLDVWNKAKWPLKKVALFFLLALLPFGGLYGDRLLKREEADSVLAARAREAARA